A stretch of the Danio rerio strain Tuebingen ecotype United States chromosome 18, GRCz12tu, whole genome shotgun sequence genome encodes the following:
- the bnc1 gene encoding zinc finger protein basonuclin-1 isoform X2 — MSEAICCTVVNCNCDSFKPGKLRRRLCEHCRHGWVAHALSKLKVHHMYQGSQVEIVHSNVVFDICSLMLYGTQAIPVRLKILLDRLFSVLKQEEVIQILNALDWTLQDYIRGYVLQDVAGKVLDRWAIMTFEEEIVTLQQFLRFGETKSIVELMALQDKEGQAVVVSTTKTNSDIRSFIESSTQRSVRLPAKADAPGCSNGHHFETLVNSMALMLPLQLMNSVPAPLLSCNTDSDHQEVQNRHDASEISLDSVSPFESGPVRTDVLLNSESPKMESEEFNVSGNSSPSTNCTPSVHSEITHLSPESKIRCAEKSGSLKKGRVFCSACEKTFYDKGTLKIHYNAVHLKIKHKCTIEGCNMVFSSLRSRNRHSANPNPRLHMPMNRNNRDKDLRGGLSPGLEDGQEDEKREFIPIPESRNVSSFIIRNSEPKLHGSLSGLSQSGILFPNLKTVQPVLPFYRSLVTPAELAHTPGSLPSLPLLSSSVPAGSRHMLMDTVPKKKSRKSSMPIKIEKDELAEEGVSEEETPPLSPCTENCGVSNSGREDGEDLLLTTVDTQDTQWHKLTHEDSCIISPSSPSIFHIKQNSEKEESLKCEEPACSSRPEPCSHWPARFTQHSENCADGGSDPESVGLDDKEELSHPCEICSKTFKNPYSVKMHYRNVHLKEMHMCTVDGCNAAFPSRRSRDREPPDLLHQQPLGQMSGVLKGSQRTGLVFPMSKSLEPEEGAVENEAVLDLSTRGSSQSSWDSGSDEGLPLEDSEESCDGPAASPSLQQSHSSSITCHICQKVYSNKGTFRAHYKTVHLRLLHKCKIPGCDTTFSSVRSRNRHSQNPNLHRNLAGNISLKQE, encoded by the exons ATGTCTGAG GCTATTTGCTGCACGGTGGTGAACTGCAACTGTGACAGTTTTAAACCAGGTAAACTGAGGCGGCGACTCTGTGAACACTGTAGGCACGGCTGGGTCGCCCATG CTCTGAGCAAGCTGAAGGTTCATCACATGTACCAGGGCAGCCAGGTGGAGATCGTTCACTCCAATGTGGTATTTGATATCTGTAGTCTGATGCTTTATGGGACGCAGGCGATCCCAGTGCGTCTGAAGATCCTGCTGGACCGACTCTTCAGCGTCCTCAAGCAGGAGGAGGTTATTCAGATCCTCAATGCGCTGGACTGGACTCTACAGGACTACATCCGCGGATACGTCCTGCAG gacGTGGCTGGTAAGGTGTTGGACCGCTGGGCGATAATGACCTTTGAAGAGGAGATCGTCACGCTGCAGCAGTTCCTCCGATTTGGGGAGACCAAATCCATCGTGGAGCTCATGGCCCTGCAGGATAAGGAGGGACAGGCTGTTGTTGTCTCCACCACCAAGACCAATTCTGACATCCGCAGCTTCATCGAGAGCAGCACGCAGCGCTCGGTACGCCTGCCTGCTAAAGCGGATGCCCCTGGCTGCAGTAATGGGCACCACTTCGAGACGCTGGTCAACAGTATGGCGCTCATGTTGCCGCTGCAGCTTATGAACTCGGTGCCCGCGCCGCTGCTGAGTTGCAATACAGACTCCGACCACCAGGAGGTGCAAAACAGGCACGACGCTTCAGAAATAAGCCTGGACAGTGTTTCACCGTTCGAGTCTGGCCCCGTGAGAACAGACGTGTTGCTGAACAGCGAATCTCCAAAGATGGAATCGGAAGAGTTTAACGTGAGCGGAAACTCCTCTCCGTCCACGAACTGCACACCCTCCGTCCACTCCGAAATCACACACCTGTCTCCGGAGAGCAAGATCCGGTGTGCAGAGAAGAGCGGATCGCTGAAGAAGGGCCGCGTGTTCTGCAGCGCCTGCGAGAAAACCTTCTACGATAAAGGCACGCTGAAGATCCACTATAATGCAGTTCACCTGAAGATCAAGCACAAGTGCACCATCGAGGGCTGCAACATGGTGTTCAGCTCCTTACGCAGCCGGAACCGACACAGCGCCAACCCCAACCCACGGCTGCACATGCCAATGAACCGCAATAATCGTGACAAAGACCTGCGGGGTGGCCTGAGCCCGGGCCTAGAGGATGGGCAGGAGGACGAGAAGAGAGAGTTCATTCCCATCCCGGAGAGCCGCAACGTCTCCAGTTTTATAATTCGCAATTCCGAGCCCAAACTGCACGGCTCACTGTCGGGCCTAAGCCAGAGCGGCATCCTCTTTCCCAACCTGAAGACAGTACAGCCAGTGCTGCCCTTTTACCGCAGCCTGGTGACCCCGGCTGAGCTGGCACACACGCCGGGCAGCCTGCCCTCCCTGCCACTGTTGTCCTCCTCTGTGCCCGCCGGCTCCAGACACATGCTGATGGACACGGTGCCCAAGAAGAAATCTCGCAAGTCCAGCATGCCAATCAAAATCGAGAAAGATGAGCTGGCGGAGGAGGGTGTGTCTGAAGAAGAGACTCCGCCCCTCAGCCCCTGCACAGAAAACTGTGGTGTCAGCAACTCGGGCCGTGAGGATGGCGAGGATCTTCTGTTGACCACCGTGGACACCCAAGACACTCAGTGGCACAAACTGACCCATGAGGACAGTTGCATCATCTCACCATCCTCTCCTTCCATCTTTCACATTAAACAGAACAGCGAGAAAGAGGAGTCCTTAAAATGTGAAGAGCCAGCATGCAGTTCCCGCCCGGAGCCCTGCAGCCACTGGCCAGCCCGTTTCACACAACACAGCGAAAACTGTGCAGACGGCGGCAGTGACCCTGAGAGCGTGGGTCTGGATGATAAAGAAGAGCTGTCGCACCCGTGTGAGATCTGCAGCAAGACATTTAAAAACCCTTACAGTGTGAAAATGCATTATCGAAATGTGCACTTAAAGGAGATGCACATGTGCACTGTGGACGGCTGCAATGCTGCGTTTCCGTCCCGCCGCAGCAGAGACCG AGAGCCTCCAGACCTGCTTCACCAACAGCCTCTGGGTCAGATGTCCGGCGTCCTGAAGGGCAGCCAGCGCACGGGTCTGGTGTTCCCCATGAGTAAATCCCTAGAGCCAGAAGAGGGCGCTGTGGAAAACGAGGCAGTGTTGGACCTGAGCACCCGAGGGAGCAGCCAGTCGTCCTGGGACTCAGGCAGCGATGAAGGACTCCCTCTGGAGGACAGCGAGGAAAGCTGTGACGGGCCGGCTGCGTCTCCCAGCCTCCAGCAGTCCCACAGCTCCTCCATCACCTGCCACATCTGTCAGAAAGTTTACAGCAACAAAGGCACGTTCAGGGCTCACTACAAAACGGTGCACCTCCGGCTGCTCCACAAGTGCAAAATACCAGGCTGTGACACCACATTCTCTTCTGTTCGCAGCCGCAACCGCCACAGTCAGAACCCAAATCTTCACCGTAACCTTGCAGGGAATATTTCCCTCAAGCAGGAGTAG
- the bnc1 gene encoding zinc finger protein basonuclin-1 isoform X1, producing MSEAICCTVVNCNCDSFKPGKLRRRLCEHCRHGWVAHALSKLKVHHMYQGSQVEIVHSNVVFDICSLMLYGTQAIPVRLKILLDRLFSVLKQEEVIQILNALDWTLQDYIRGYVLQDVAGKVLDRWAIMTFEEEIVTLQQFLRFGETKSIVELMALQDKEGQAVVVSTTKTNSDIRSFIESSTQRSVRLPAKADAPGCSNGHHFETLVNSMALMLPLQLMNSVPAPLLSCNTDSDHQEVQNRHDASEISLDSVSPFESGPVRTDVLLNSESPKMESEEFNVSGNSSPSTNCTPSVHSEITHLSPESKIRCAEKSGSLKKGRVFCSACEKTFYDKGTLKIHYNAVHLKIKHKCTIEGCNMVFSSLRSRNRHSANPNPRLHMPMNRNNRDKDLRGGLSPGLEDGQEDEKREFIPIPESRNVSSFIIRNSEPKLHGSLSGLSQSGILFPNLKTVQPVLPFYRSLVTPAELAHTPGSLPSLPLLSSSVPAGSRHMLMDTVPKKKSRKSSMPIKIEKDELAEEGVSEEETPPLSPCTENCGVSNSGREDGEDLLLTTVDTQDTQWHKLTHEDSCIISPSSPSIFHIKQNSEKEESLKCEEPACSSRPEPCSHWPARFTQHSENCADGGSDPESVGLDDKEELSHPCEICSKTFKNPYSVKMHYRNVHLKEMHMCTVDGCNAAFPSRRSRDRHGANLNLHHRLLTKDHSGTSSLRREPPDLLHQQPLGQMSGVLKGSQRTGLVFPMSKSLEPEEGAVENEAVLDLSTRGSSQSSWDSGSDEGLPLEDSEESCDGPAASPSLQQSHSSSITCHICQKVYSNKGTFRAHYKTVHLRLLHKCKIPGCDTTFSSVRSRNRHSQNPNLHRNLAGNISLKQE from the exons ATGTCTGAG GCTATTTGCTGCACGGTGGTGAACTGCAACTGTGACAGTTTTAAACCAGGTAAACTGAGGCGGCGACTCTGTGAACACTGTAGGCACGGCTGGGTCGCCCATG CTCTGAGCAAGCTGAAGGTTCATCACATGTACCAGGGCAGCCAGGTGGAGATCGTTCACTCCAATGTGGTATTTGATATCTGTAGTCTGATGCTTTATGGGACGCAGGCGATCCCAGTGCGTCTGAAGATCCTGCTGGACCGACTCTTCAGCGTCCTCAAGCAGGAGGAGGTTATTCAGATCCTCAATGCGCTGGACTGGACTCTACAGGACTACATCCGCGGATACGTCCTGCAG gacGTGGCTGGTAAGGTGTTGGACCGCTGGGCGATAATGACCTTTGAAGAGGAGATCGTCACGCTGCAGCAGTTCCTCCGATTTGGGGAGACCAAATCCATCGTGGAGCTCATGGCCCTGCAGGATAAGGAGGGACAGGCTGTTGTTGTCTCCACCACCAAGACCAATTCTGACATCCGCAGCTTCATCGAGAGCAGCACGCAGCGCTCGGTACGCCTGCCTGCTAAAGCGGATGCCCCTGGCTGCAGTAATGGGCACCACTTCGAGACGCTGGTCAACAGTATGGCGCTCATGTTGCCGCTGCAGCTTATGAACTCGGTGCCCGCGCCGCTGCTGAGTTGCAATACAGACTCCGACCACCAGGAGGTGCAAAACAGGCACGACGCTTCAGAAATAAGCCTGGACAGTGTTTCACCGTTCGAGTCTGGCCCCGTGAGAACAGACGTGTTGCTGAACAGCGAATCTCCAAAGATGGAATCGGAAGAGTTTAACGTGAGCGGAAACTCCTCTCCGTCCACGAACTGCACACCCTCCGTCCACTCCGAAATCACACACCTGTCTCCGGAGAGCAAGATCCGGTGTGCAGAGAAGAGCGGATCGCTGAAGAAGGGCCGCGTGTTCTGCAGCGCCTGCGAGAAAACCTTCTACGATAAAGGCACGCTGAAGATCCACTATAATGCAGTTCACCTGAAGATCAAGCACAAGTGCACCATCGAGGGCTGCAACATGGTGTTCAGCTCCTTACGCAGCCGGAACCGACACAGCGCCAACCCCAACCCACGGCTGCACATGCCAATGAACCGCAATAATCGTGACAAAGACCTGCGGGGTGGCCTGAGCCCGGGCCTAGAGGATGGGCAGGAGGACGAGAAGAGAGAGTTCATTCCCATCCCGGAGAGCCGCAACGTCTCCAGTTTTATAATTCGCAATTCCGAGCCCAAACTGCACGGCTCACTGTCGGGCCTAAGCCAGAGCGGCATCCTCTTTCCCAACCTGAAGACAGTACAGCCAGTGCTGCCCTTTTACCGCAGCCTGGTGACCCCGGCTGAGCTGGCACACACGCCGGGCAGCCTGCCCTCCCTGCCACTGTTGTCCTCCTCTGTGCCCGCCGGCTCCAGACACATGCTGATGGACACGGTGCCCAAGAAGAAATCTCGCAAGTCCAGCATGCCAATCAAAATCGAGAAAGATGAGCTGGCGGAGGAGGGTGTGTCTGAAGAAGAGACTCCGCCCCTCAGCCCCTGCACAGAAAACTGTGGTGTCAGCAACTCGGGCCGTGAGGATGGCGAGGATCTTCTGTTGACCACCGTGGACACCCAAGACACTCAGTGGCACAAACTGACCCATGAGGACAGTTGCATCATCTCACCATCCTCTCCTTCCATCTTTCACATTAAACAGAACAGCGAGAAAGAGGAGTCCTTAAAATGTGAAGAGCCAGCATGCAGTTCCCGCCCGGAGCCCTGCAGCCACTGGCCAGCCCGTTTCACACAACACAGCGAAAACTGTGCAGACGGCGGCAGTGACCCTGAGAGCGTGGGTCTGGATGATAAAGAAGAGCTGTCGCACCCGTGTGAGATCTGCAGCAAGACATTTAAAAACCCTTACAGTGTGAAAATGCATTATCGAAATGTGCACTTAAAGGAGATGCACATGTGCACTGTGGACGGCTGCAATGCTGCGTTTCCGTCCCGCCGCAGCAGAGACCG ACACGGTGCAAACCTGAATCTGCACCACAGGCTGTTGACCAAAGATCATTCAGGAACATCTTCTCTCCGCAGAGAGCCTCCAGACCTGCTTCACCAACAGCCTCTGGGTCAGATGTCCGGCGTCCTGAAGGGCAGCCAGCGCACGGGTCTGGTGTTCCCCATGAGTAAATCCCTAGAGCCAGAAGAGGGCGCTGTGGAAAACGAGGCAGTGTTGGACCTGAGCACCCGAGGGAGCAGCCAGTCGTCCTGGGACTCAGGCAGCGATGAAGGACTCCCTCTGGAGGACAGCGAGGAAAGCTGTGACGGGCCGGCTGCGTCTCCCAGCCTCCAGCAGTCCCACAGCTCCTCCATCACCTGCCACATCTGTCAGAAAGTTTACAGCAACAAAGGCACGTTCAGGGCTCACTACAAAACGGTGCACCTCCGGCTGCTCCACAAGTGCAAAATACCAGGCTGTGACACCACATTCTCTTCTGTTCGCAGCCGCAACCGCCACAGTCAGAACCCAAATCTTCACCGTAACCTTGCAGGGAATATTTCCCTCAAGCAGGAGTAG
- the bnc1 gene encoding zinc finger protein basonuclin-1 isoform X4 translates to MYQGSQVEIVHSNVVFDICSLMLYGTQAIPVRLKILLDRLFSVLKQEEVIQILNALDWTLQDYIRGYVLQDVAGKVLDRWAIMTFEEEIVTLQQFLRFGETKSIVELMALQDKEGQAVVVSTTKTNSDIRSFIESSTQRSVRLPAKADAPGCSNGHHFETLVNSMALMLPLQLMNSVPAPLLSCNTDSDHQEVQNRHDASEISLDSVSPFESGPVRTDVLLNSESPKMESEEFNVSGNSSPSTNCTPSVHSEITHLSPESKIRCAEKSGSLKKGRVFCSACEKTFYDKGTLKIHYNAVHLKIKHKCTIEGCNMVFSSLRSRNRHSANPNPRLHMPMNRNNRDKDLRGGLSPGLEDGQEDEKREFIPIPESRNVSSFIIRNSEPKLHGSLSGLSQSGILFPNLKTVQPVLPFYRSLVTPAELAHTPGSLPSLPLLSSSVPAGSRHMLMDTVPKKKSRKSSMPIKIEKDELAEEGVSEEETPPLSPCTENCGVSNSGREDGEDLLLTTVDTQDTQWHKLTHEDSCIISPSSPSIFHIKQNSEKEESLKCEEPACSSRPEPCSHWPARFTQHSENCADGGSDPESVGLDDKEELSHPCEICSKTFKNPYSVKMHYRNVHLKEMHMCTVDGCNAAFPSRRSRDREPPDLLHQQPLGQMSGVLKGSQRTGLVFPMSKSLEPEEGAVENEAVLDLSTRGSSQSSWDSGSDEGLPLEDSEESCDGPAASPSLQQSHSSSITCHICQKVYSNKGTFRAHYKTVHLRLLHKCKIPGCDTTFSSVRSRNRHSQNPNLHRNLAGNISLKQE, encoded by the exons ATGTACCAGGGCAGCCAGGTGGAGATCGTTCACTCCAATGTGGTATTTGATATCTGTAGTCTGATGCTTTATGGGACGCAGGCGATCCCAGTGCGTCTGAAGATCCTGCTGGACCGACTCTTCAGCGTCCTCAAGCAGGAGGAGGTTATTCAGATCCTCAATGCGCTGGACTGGACTCTACAGGACTACATCCGCGGATACGTCCTGCAG gacGTGGCTGGTAAGGTGTTGGACCGCTGGGCGATAATGACCTTTGAAGAGGAGATCGTCACGCTGCAGCAGTTCCTCCGATTTGGGGAGACCAAATCCATCGTGGAGCTCATGGCCCTGCAGGATAAGGAGGGACAGGCTGTTGTTGTCTCCACCACCAAGACCAATTCTGACATCCGCAGCTTCATCGAGAGCAGCACGCAGCGCTCGGTACGCCTGCCTGCTAAAGCGGATGCCCCTGGCTGCAGTAATGGGCACCACTTCGAGACGCTGGTCAACAGTATGGCGCTCATGTTGCCGCTGCAGCTTATGAACTCGGTGCCCGCGCCGCTGCTGAGTTGCAATACAGACTCCGACCACCAGGAGGTGCAAAACAGGCACGACGCTTCAGAAATAAGCCTGGACAGTGTTTCACCGTTCGAGTCTGGCCCCGTGAGAACAGACGTGTTGCTGAACAGCGAATCTCCAAAGATGGAATCGGAAGAGTTTAACGTGAGCGGAAACTCCTCTCCGTCCACGAACTGCACACCCTCCGTCCACTCCGAAATCACACACCTGTCTCCGGAGAGCAAGATCCGGTGTGCAGAGAAGAGCGGATCGCTGAAGAAGGGCCGCGTGTTCTGCAGCGCCTGCGAGAAAACCTTCTACGATAAAGGCACGCTGAAGATCCACTATAATGCAGTTCACCTGAAGATCAAGCACAAGTGCACCATCGAGGGCTGCAACATGGTGTTCAGCTCCTTACGCAGCCGGAACCGACACAGCGCCAACCCCAACCCACGGCTGCACATGCCAATGAACCGCAATAATCGTGACAAAGACCTGCGGGGTGGCCTGAGCCCGGGCCTAGAGGATGGGCAGGAGGACGAGAAGAGAGAGTTCATTCCCATCCCGGAGAGCCGCAACGTCTCCAGTTTTATAATTCGCAATTCCGAGCCCAAACTGCACGGCTCACTGTCGGGCCTAAGCCAGAGCGGCATCCTCTTTCCCAACCTGAAGACAGTACAGCCAGTGCTGCCCTTTTACCGCAGCCTGGTGACCCCGGCTGAGCTGGCACACACGCCGGGCAGCCTGCCCTCCCTGCCACTGTTGTCCTCCTCTGTGCCCGCCGGCTCCAGACACATGCTGATGGACACGGTGCCCAAGAAGAAATCTCGCAAGTCCAGCATGCCAATCAAAATCGAGAAAGATGAGCTGGCGGAGGAGGGTGTGTCTGAAGAAGAGACTCCGCCCCTCAGCCCCTGCACAGAAAACTGTGGTGTCAGCAACTCGGGCCGTGAGGATGGCGAGGATCTTCTGTTGACCACCGTGGACACCCAAGACACTCAGTGGCACAAACTGACCCATGAGGACAGTTGCATCATCTCACCATCCTCTCCTTCCATCTTTCACATTAAACAGAACAGCGAGAAAGAGGAGTCCTTAAAATGTGAAGAGCCAGCATGCAGTTCCCGCCCGGAGCCCTGCAGCCACTGGCCAGCCCGTTTCACACAACACAGCGAAAACTGTGCAGACGGCGGCAGTGACCCTGAGAGCGTGGGTCTGGATGATAAAGAAGAGCTGTCGCACCCGTGTGAGATCTGCAGCAAGACATTTAAAAACCCTTACAGTGTGAAAATGCATTATCGAAATGTGCACTTAAAGGAGATGCACATGTGCACTGTGGACGGCTGCAATGCTGCGTTTCCGTCCCGCCGCAGCAGAGACCG AGAGCCTCCAGACCTGCTTCACCAACAGCCTCTGGGTCAGATGTCCGGCGTCCTGAAGGGCAGCCAGCGCACGGGTCTGGTGTTCCCCATGAGTAAATCCCTAGAGCCAGAAGAGGGCGCTGTGGAAAACGAGGCAGTGTTGGACCTGAGCACCCGAGGGAGCAGCCAGTCGTCCTGGGACTCAGGCAGCGATGAAGGACTCCCTCTGGAGGACAGCGAGGAAAGCTGTGACGGGCCGGCTGCGTCTCCCAGCCTCCAGCAGTCCCACAGCTCCTCCATCACCTGCCACATCTGTCAGAAAGTTTACAGCAACAAAGGCACGTTCAGGGCTCACTACAAAACGGTGCACCTCCGGCTGCTCCACAAGTGCAAAATACCAGGCTGTGACACCACATTCTCTTCTGTTCGCAGCCGCAACCGCCACAGTCAGAACCCAAATCTTCACCGTAACCTTGCAGGGAATATTTCCCTCAAGCAGGAGTAG
- the bnc1 gene encoding zinc finger protein basonuclin-1 isoform X3: MYQGSQVEIVHSNVVFDICSLMLYGTQAIPVRLKILLDRLFSVLKQEEVIQILNALDWTLQDYIRGYVLQDVAGKVLDRWAIMTFEEEIVTLQQFLRFGETKSIVELMALQDKEGQAVVVSTTKTNSDIRSFIESSTQRSVRLPAKADAPGCSNGHHFETLVNSMALMLPLQLMNSVPAPLLSCNTDSDHQEVQNRHDASEISLDSVSPFESGPVRTDVLLNSESPKMESEEFNVSGNSSPSTNCTPSVHSEITHLSPESKIRCAEKSGSLKKGRVFCSACEKTFYDKGTLKIHYNAVHLKIKHKCTIEGCNMVFSSLRSRNRHSANPNPRLHMPMNRNNRDKDLRGGLSPGLEDGQEDEKREFIPIPESRNVSSFIIRNSEPKLHGSLSGLSQSGILFPNLKTVQPVLPFYRSLVTPAELAHTPGSLPSLPLLSSSVPAGSRHMLMDTVPKKKSRKSSMPIKIEKDELAEEGVSEEETPPLSPCTENCGVSNSGREDGEDLLLTTVDTQDTQWHKLTHEDSCIISPSSPSIFHIKQNSEKEESLKCEEPACSSRPEPCSHWPARFTQHSENCADGGSDPESVGLDDKEELSHPCEICSKTFKNPYSVKMHYRNVHLKEMHMCTVDGCNAAFPSRRSRDRHGANLNLHHRLLTKDHSGTSSLRREPPDLLHQQPLGQMSGVLKGSQRTGLVFPMSKSLEPEEGAVENEAVLDLSTRGSSQSSWDSGSDEGLPLEDSEESCDGPAASPSLQQSHSSSITCHICQKVYSNKGTFRAHYKTVHLRLLHKCKIPGCDTTFSSVRSRNRHSQNPNLHRNLAGNISLKQE, from the exons ATGTACCAGGGCAGCCAGGTGGAGATCGTTCACTCCAATGTGGTATTTGATATCTGTAGTCTGATGCTTTATGGGACGCAGGCGATCCCAGTGCGTCTGAAGATCCTGCTGGACCGACTCTTCAGCGTCCTCAAGCAGGAGGAGGTTATTCAGATCCTCAATGCGCTGGACTGGACTCTACAGGACTACATCCGCGGATACGTCCTGCAG gacGTGGCTGGTAAGGTGTTGGACCGCTGGGCGATAATGACCTTTGAAGAGGAGATCGTCACGCTGCAGCAGTTCCTCCGATTTGGGGAGACCAAATCCATCGTGGAGCTCATGGCCCTGCAGGATAAGGAGGGACAGGCTGTTGTTGTCTCCACCACCAAGACCAATTCTGACATCCGCAGCTTCATCGAGAGCAGCACGCAGCGCTCGGTACGCCTGCCTGCTAAAGCGGATGCCCCTGGCTGCAGTAATGGGCACCACTTCGAGACGCTGGTCAACAGTATGGCGCTCATGTTGCCGCTGCAGCTTATGAACTCGGTGCCCGCGCCGCTGCTGAGTTGCAATACAGACTCCGACCACCAGGAGGTGCAAAACAGGCACGACGCTTCAGAAATAAGCCTGGACAGTGTTTCACCGTTCGAGTCTGGCCCCGTGAGAACAGACGTGTTGCTGAACAGCGAATCTCCAAAGATGGAATCGGAAGAGTTTAACGTGAGCGGAAACTCCTCTCCGTCCACGAACTGCACACCCTCCGTCCACTCCGAAATCACACACCTGTCTCCGGAGAGCAAGATCCGGTGTGCAGAGAAGAGCGGATCGCTGAAGAAGGGCCGCGTGTTCTGCAGCGCCTGCGAGAAAACCTTCTACGATAAAGGCACGCTGAAGATCCACTATAATGCAGTTCACCTGAAGATCAAGCACAAGTGCACCATCGAGGGCTGCAACATGGTGTTCAGCTCCTTACGCAGCCGGAACCGACACAGCGCCAACCCCAACCCACGGCTGCACATGCCAATGAACCGCAATAATCGTGACAAAGACCTGCGGGGTGGCCTGAGCCCGGGCCTAGAGGATGGGCAGGAGGACGAGAAGAGAGAGTTCATTCCCATCCCGGAGAGCCGCAACGTCTCCAGTTTTATAATTCGCAATTCCGAGCCCAAACTGCACGGCTCACTGTCGGGCCTAAGCCAGAGCGGCATCCTCTTTCCCAACCTGAAGACAGTACAGCCAGTGCTGCCCTTTTACCGCAGCCTGGTGACCCCGGCTGAGCTGGCACACACGCCGGGCAGCCTGCCCTCCCTGCCACTGTTGTCCTCCTCTGTGCCCGCCGGCTCCAGACACATGCTGATGGACACGGTGCCCAAGAAGAAATCTCGCAAGTCCAGCATGCCAATCAAAATCGAGAAAGATGAGCTGGCGGAGGAGGGTGTGTCTGAAGAAGAGACTCCGCCCCTCAGCCCCTGCACAGAAAACTGTGGTGTCAGCAACTCGGGCCGTGAGGATGGCGAGGATCTTCTGTTGACCACCGTGGACACCCAAGACACTCAGTGGCACAAACTGACCCATGAGGACAGTTGCATCATCTCACCATCCTCTCCTTCCATCTTTCACATTAAACAGAACAGCGAGAAAGAGGAGTCCTTAAAATGTGAAGAGCCAGCATGCAGTTCCCGCCCGGAGCCCTGCAGCCACTGGCCAGCCCGTTTCACACAACACAGCGAAAACTGTGCAGACGGCGGCAGTGACCCTGAGAGCGTGGGTCTGGATGATAAAGAAGAGCTGTCGCACCCGTGTGAGATCTGCAGCAAGACATTTAAAAACCCTTACAGTGTGAAAATGCATTATCGAAATGTGCACTTAAAGGAGATGCACATGTGCACTGTGGACGGCTGCAATGCTGCGTTTCCGTCCCGCCGCAGCAGAGACCG ACACGGTGCAAACCTGAATCTGCACCACAGGCTGTTGACCAAAGATCATTCAGGAACATCTTCTCTCCGCAGAGAGCCTCCAGACCTGCTTCACCAACAGCCTCTGGGTCAGATGTCCGGCGTCCTGAAGGGCAGCCAGCGCACGGGTCTGGTGTTCCCCATGAGTAAATCCCTAGAGCCAGAAGAGGGCGCTGTGGAAAACGAGGCAGTGTTGGACCTGAGCACCCGAGGGAGCAGCCAGTCGTCCTGGGACTCAGGCAGCGATGAAGGACTCCCTCTGGAGGACAGCGAGGAAAGCTGTGACGGGCCGGCTGCGTCTCCCAGCCTCCAGCAGTCCCACAGCTCCTCCATCACCTGCCACATCTGTCAGAAAGTTTACAGCAACAAAGGCACGTTCAGGGCTCACTACAAAACGGTGCACCTCCGGCTGCTCCACAAGTGCAAAATACCAGGCTGTGACACCACATTCTCTTCTGTTCGCAGCCGCAACCGCCACAGTCAGAACCCAAATCTTCACCGTAACCTTGCAGGGAATATTTCCCTCAAGCAGGAGTAG